The proteins below are encoded in one region of Labilibaculum sp. DW002:
- a CDS encoding LptE family protein, protein MNKIKTVFLSLIISIFVSACGLTKVGYNFSGGSLSPEVESFSVQFFPNRAPLVNPNLSNKFTEDLKEKFRGQTTLNEIVDADGHLNFDGEITGYQTRALDVTANDISATNRLTITIKVRFTNEKEPDNDFDKSFSAFADFDSTQQLSDVEDSLVEEILEQIIDDIYNAAVVNW, encoded by the coding sequence ATGAACAAGATAAAAACCGTTTTTTTAAGCTTAATTATTAGCATTTTCGTGAGTGCTTGTGGACTTACTAAAGTTGGTTACAATTTTAGTGGAGGTTCTTTATCTCCTGAGGTAGAGTCATTTTCAGTGCAATTTTTTCCAAATAGGGCACCCTTGGTGAATCCGAATTTGAGCAATAAGTTTACCGAGGATTTAAAAGAGAAATTTAGAGGGCAAACTACATTAAATGAGATTGTTGATGCAGATGGACACTTGAATTTTGATGGTGAAATTACAGGTTATCAAACAAGAGCTTTAGATGTTACAGCAAATGATATTTCTGCTACCAACCGTTTAACGATTACGATTAAAGTTCGTTTCACAAATGAGAAAGAGCCTGACAATGATTTCGATAAGAGTTTTTCAGCTTTCGCAGATTTTGACAGTACTCAGCAATTAAGTGATGTGGAAGATTCTTTGGTTGAAGAGATATTAGAACAAATTATTGATGATATTTATAATGCAGCGGTTGTAAACTGGTAA
- a CDS encoding sigma-54 interaction domain-containing protein, protein MMDVQQIKLRFGIIGNTYALTRAIDIAVQVSPTDLSVLITGESGTGKEVFPQIIHQFSARKHAPYIPVNCGAIPEGTIDSELFGHEKGAFTGALSDRKGYFEVANNGTIFLDEIGELPLSTQVRLLRVLETGEFMKVGSSKVLKTNVRVVAATNINIPQAVKEGKFREDLFYRLNTVPIVMPALRKRREDIYLLFRKFAQDFAEKYRMPALRLNEGAQQILSAYRWPGNIRQLKNITEQISIIEKERQIGAENLQPYLPRNDEQMLPALYTDSSSKDKTFSSEREILYQVLFDMKKDMTDLKKLVFDLMQKDGDSSSLQKDNAVLIRKLYEDQEFDILQHQGQSQPATNIPTPNDSVIQDTEVFVEESLSLEDKEVELIKKALDKHNGKRKYAALDLGISERTLYRKIKEYDIN, encoded by the coding sequence TTGATGGATGTACAACAAATAAAATTACGATTTGGAATAATTGGGAATACTTATGCCCTAACCCGAGCAATAGATATTGCTGTGCAGGTGTCACCAACAGATTTATCTGTGCTGATTACCGGAGAAAGTGGTACGGGGAAAGAGGTTTTTCCACAAATTATACATCAATTTAGTGCCCGTAAGCATGCCCCATACATACCGGTGAATTGTGGAGCCATTCCGGAAGGAACGATTGATTCTGAGCTTTTTGGTCATGAAAAAGGCGCGTTTACAGGAGCTTTGTCCGATCGTAAAGGGTATTTCGAAGTGGCTAATAATGGAACTATTTTTCTTGATGAGATAGGGGAGTTACCTCTGTCGACTCAAGTAAGATTGCTACGTGTTTTGGAAACAGGTGAATTTATGAAAGTAGGATCATCTAAAGTTCTCAAAACAAATGTTAGAGTTGTTGCAGCTACAAATATCAATATTCCTCAAGCTGTAAAAGAAGGGAAGTTTAGAGAGGACTTATTTTACAGATTAAATACGGTACCTATCGTCATGCCTGCACTACGTAAGCGTCGTGAAGATATCTATTTGTTATTCCGAAAATTTGCTCAGGATTTTGCAGAGAAATATCGTATGCCTGCTTTAAGATTGAACGAGGGTGCACAGCAAATTTTAAGTGCTTATCGTTGGCCAGGAAACATTCGTCAGTTGAAAAATATTACAGAGCAAATCTCTATTATAGAGAAAGAAAGACAAATTGGAGCTGAAAATTTACAGCCGTATTTGCCTCGGAATGATGAACAAATGTTACCAGCTCTTTATACCGATAGCTCTAGTAAGGATAAAACATTTTCATCGGAAAGAGAAATTTTATATCAAGTGCTTTTCGACATGAAGAAAGACATGACGGATCTTAAAAAATTGGTTTTCGATTTGATGCAAAAGGATGGTGATTCATCTAGCTTGCAAAAAGATAATGCAGTACTGATTCGTAAACTGTATGAAGATCAGGAGTTTGACATATTGCAGCATCAAGGACAAAGTCAGCCTGCAACTAATATTCCTACACCAAATGATTCAGTAATTCAGGATACAGAGGTTTTTGTTGAGGAATCTTTATCATTGGAAGATAAAGAGGTTGAATTGATTAAAAAAGCCTTGGATAAGCATAATGGAAAAAGAAAATATGCTGCTTTGGATTTAGGAATCTCAGAACGTACTTTGTATCGTAAAATCAAAGAGTACGATATCAACTAA
- a CDS encoding sensor histidine kinase translates to MAINLKNLKESNEFLNILFDNITSALFILDTNARVESINESFSILFQKREEKILGDLCGNALGCKFAIEEKALCGETSHCKNCKLRNDILANMSQKVPTNNRKLTRDFYADDTTKDTKHFLYSTRHIQYNEKEYILVIVDDHTELEKQKAKLEEQNDSLKSLNEQKSKFLGIAAHDLRNPIGAINSFSELLIDSFDEFSKEDKTEFLNLIKDSSQFSLQLLNELLDISKIELGKLELNKEKINIENIVINTIKINKIFAKKKKIQIDFNSKIKNPSIKIDKSKIEQVLHNLLSNAIKYSNPETRVSVSIIETNAFLQISVTDQGVGIPEEEVKNLFTEFGTTSAKTTANESSTGLGLAIAKNIVVGHGGEIMANSKLGEGSEFLFTLPLN, encoded by the coding sequence ATGGCAATTAACCTGAAGAATCTTAAAGAATCCAATGAATTTTTAAACATTCTATTTGATAATATTACTTCTGCTTTATTTATTTTAGATACAAATGCTCGAGTAGAAAGTATAAATGAATCTTTCTCAATTTTATTCCAAAAACGAGAAGAAAAAATTCTTGGAGATTTATGCGGTAATGCTTTGGGCTGCAAATTCGCAATTGAAGAAAAGGCCTTATGCGGGGAAACGTCTCATTGTAAAAATTGTAAACTACGAAACGATATATTAGCGAATATGTCGCAAAAAGTACCTACCAATAATCGTAAGCTAACTAGAGATTTTTATGCTGACGATACAACAAAAGACACCAAACATTTTCTTTACTCAACAAGACACATTCAATATAACGAGAAGGAATATATACTTGTAATTGTTGATGATCATACAGAATTGGAAAAACAAAAAGCAAAACTGGAAGAACAAAATGATTCTCTTAAAAGTTTAAACGAGCAAAAATCTAAATTTTTAGGAATTGCAGCTCACGATTTAAGAAATCCAATTGGTGCTATCAATTCTTTTTCTGAGTTATTAATTGATTCCTTTGATGAGTTTTCAAAAGAAGATAAAACTGAATTTTTAAATCTAATTAAAGACAGTAGCCAATTCTCACTGCAATTACTCAATGAATTACTTGATATTTCTAAAATTGAATTGGGAAAACTTGAACTTAATAAAGAAAAGATTAACATTGAGAATATCGTAATCAATACAATTAAAATCAATAAAATTTTTGCAAAAAAGAAGAAGATCCAAATTGACTTTAACTCCAAAATAAAGAATCCTTCTATAAAAATTGATAAAAGTAAAATAGAACAAGTATTGCATAACTTACTCAGTAATGCAATAAAATACTCAAATCCTGAAACAAGGGTATCCGTGAGTATAATCGAAACAAATGCTTTTTTACAAATTTCAGTAACCGATCAGGGAGTTGGTATTCCAGAAGAAGAAGTTAAAAATTTGTTTACTGAATTTGGAACCACAAGTGCGAAAACTACAGCCAACGAAAGTAGTACAGGATTGGGCTTAGCTATTGCGAAAAATATAGTTGTAGGTCATGGTGGGGAAATAATGGCAAATAGTAAATTAGGTGAAGGTTCTGAATTTTTGT